The window TTTGCTGATCTCGACGTTGCGCGAGCGCAAGTTGCCGGATGTCGAGCAGGTACTGGTGGAGCGAACCCATCAGGCCCTGGAAGGCGCTGAAGATTTACTCACCGACTTGCTGGATATTTCCCGGCTCGATCAAGCAGCGGTCAAACCGGACGTCGCGTTGTACCGCCTCGACGAATTACTCGCGCCGCTGGTCTCGGAGTTCCAGTCGGTGGCCGAGGCCGCCGGGTTGAACCTGCGGGTGCACATGGGCGATTACGCCATTCATACCGACCTGCGCTTGATGACGCGGATCCTGCGCAACTTCCTCAGCAACGCCTGCCGTTATACAGATGAGGGCGCCATTCTGCTGGGGGCCAGGCGGCGCGGCGATATGCTGCGCCTGGAAGTGTGGGACACCGGGCGCGGGATCGCGGCGGACCGGCTCGACTCGATCTTCCTCGAATTCAATCAACTGGATGTCGGCCGCGCCGCCGACCGCAAGGGCGTGGGTCTGGGGCTGGCCATCGTTGAGCGCATCGCCAAGATCCTCAACTACCGGATTCAGGTTCATTCGCGGCCGGGACGTGGCTCGGTGTTCAGCATCGACGTGCCGATTTCCCATGAGATCCCGTTGCCGATCAGCCTGGCAGCACCGCAGCCGGGCACGGGCAATCCGTTGCCGGGCAGGCGCCTGCTGGTGCTGGACAACGAAGTGAGCATTCTGGACAGCATGAGCGCGCTGCTCGGGCAGTGGGGCTGCGAGGTGGTGATTGCCACGGATGAACACTCAGCGTTGGCCGCTTTGAAGGGGCGGGCGCCGGAACTGATTCTGGCGGATTACCACCTCGATCACGGCGTCGTCGGCTGTGACGTGGTGCGGCATTTGCGCGAGCATTTCAGTCAGGCGATTCCGGCGGTGATCATCACTGCCGACCGCACCGACCAGTGCCGGCGTTCGTTGCAGCGACTCGACGCGCCGCTGCTGAACAAACCGGTGAAACCCGGCAAGTTGCGTGCGGTACTGAGTCAGATGCTGGGCTGATCAAGCTGGCGATAGTGCAGGCTGAAGCCGAGTTCGACGGATTGACCTTGCTCCAGCAAACGCAGCCCCGGCCGCCCGGGCAAGTGATGGGCGTTGACTGGGTGGCTGACCGGTTCGATGCAGAAAAATCCCATACCCACCGGGCAATAGAGTAGGTAGTAATCGCTGCCGCTGGCCTGGCATTCCAGCTCATAACCGAGCTCGGGTTGCTGGATCAGGCAATGACCGTCCCATTCGCAGAAACCATTGTCGACCAGTGTGTCGGGCAGCACTTTGAGCTGATAAAAGTCCCACTCCGCAGGCAGTGCCATGCGTTCAGTTGGCAGTTTCGATCCATCGCATAGCCAGGCTTTTTCAGCCTTGGCCTTTAGCCGGGTGTTGGCGGTGCGGGGAAAGTACGGGTGCAGTCCGAGGCCATGCCACGCGGGGTGTTTGGCCAGGTGAGTGACGTGCAAATCGATGCTCAATCGGCCCTCGCTCAGATGAAACCGCTGCCGGGCGCGATAGGCGAAGGGGTTTTTGCTGTTGAGTTGCAAGACGACTTCGTCATGGGCCTGCGACACCACCTGCCACGGTTGTTGCCAGGCGCTGCCGTGAATCGGCAGTGGATCGGTGAGGCTGTTGGGCTTCAAGGCGAGCCAGCCATCGGGACAGTCGAAGCCCCCTTCGGCGATTCGGTTCGACCACGGAATCAAGGGGTAGCAACCGAGTTTGCCTGGCAGGCCGGTGTTCAGCGCGTGGGCGTCGTTGTGGCGCAGCAGCGGCTGCCCGGTGCTGCGAACGGTCCAGTTGACGAGGCTGCCACCGAGTTCGGGGGCGAGGGTGAGGTGGGTGAGTTCGTCTGTGAGTTCGATGAGAGTCGTTTTCATGGCGTTCTGCAAAGGAATGTGAAAGTGCTTTTGTGGCGAGGGAGCTTGCTCCCGCTCGGCTGCGCAGCAGTCGCAAAGTCAGGCAACTCGGTCTTCCTGAAAAATTGCAGGGGGCCGCTGCGCGACCCTGCGGGAGCAAGCTCCCTCGCCACAGGGAGTCTTGCTCACCAACCGGTTTTACAACACCAAATGCGGCAACCACAGCGACAGCGCCGGAATGTAGGTCACCCCCAACAGCACCAGGAACAGCACGGCGTAGAACGGCAGCAGCGCTTTCACGGTTTTTTCGATGCTGACTTTGCCCACGGCCGACCCCACAAACAATACCGCGCCCACCGGCGGCGTGATCAATCCGATCCCCAGGTTCACCAGCATGATCATGCCAAACTGCACCGGGTCCACGCCAATGCCCAGAATTACCGGCATCAGGATCGGCGTCAGGATCAGGATCAGCGGCGCCATGTCCATCACGGTGCCGAGCAACAGCAGCATGACGTTGATGCACATCAGGATCACGTATCGGTTGTCCGACAGGGTCAGGAACATCGTGGTGATCTTCGACGGAATCTGCATCAGGGTCATGATGTAGCCGAAGCTCGCGGCGAAGCCGATCAGGATCATCACGATCGAAATCGTCCGCACCGTGCGGTGCATCAGTTTTGGCAGCTCGCTCCACTTGTAGTCGCGGTAGATGAACATGGTCACGAAGAACGACCACAGCACCGCAATCGCCGCCGATTCAGTGGCGGTGAAAATACCCGAGAGAATCCCGCCGAGGATGATGACCATGGCCATCAGGCCCCACATCGCTTCGCCGCAGATTTTCAGCGCCTGCTTCAAGGGAATGACTTCGCCCTTGGGGTAGTTGCGCTTTTTCGCGAAGATCAGGCACAGCACCATCAGGCACGCGCTCATCAGCAAACCAGGGACCACGCCGGCCATGAACAGCGACGCAATCGACACCGTGCCGCCCGCGGCCAGCGAGTAGAGCACCGAGTTGTGGCTGGGCGGCGTCAGCAGCGCTTGTACCGAGCCGCTGACCGTCACGGCCGTGGCGAATTCCCGCGGGTAACCACGGCGTTCCATTTCTGGAATCAGCACCGAACCGACAGAGGCCGTGTCGGCCACCGAAGAACCGGAGATCGCGCCGAAGAAGGTCGAGGCCATGATGTTGACCAGCGACAAGCCGCCACGGACAAACCCGACCAGCACACCGGCAAACGCCACCAGCCGCCGGGACATGCCGCCCTCGGCCATGATCGCGCCCGCCAGGACGAAGAACGGAATCGCCAGCAAGGAGAATTTGTTCACACCGCCGGCGACCTGAATCATCAGCGCCTGGAACGGGATGTCGATCCACCACGCGCCGATCAGGGCGGAAAGCCCCAGTGCATAGGCGACCGGCATGCCGATCAGGATCAACGCAATAAAACTGCCCAACAGAATCAACGCGTCCATTCAGGCAGCCCCTTCGCTTTCTTCAACCAGGTCGAAACGCACGACCCGGCGGTTGCTCTGGTCACCGAGCAAGAGTTTTTCCAGGACAAAGATCAGCGTCAGCACACCGCCAATCGGGATCGGCATGTAGGTGATGCCCACGCGCAGCGTCGGCATGGCGCTCATGAACTGGTTCCAGGTCGACAGGCACAGCTTGGTGCCCCAGATGGTCATGAACAGGCAGATGGTCGCCATCAGCAATTGCGAGAAAATCGCCATCGCATTGCGCAGTCGGGGCGCCATGCGGTCAGTGAGCATCGCCACGGCCATGTGCGCGCCGGCGCGGTAACTCGCGGCGGCGCCGATGAAGGTGAAGACCATCATCAGCAAGATGGCGGTGGGCTCCGGCCAGCTTGAGCCGGTGCCGAGCACGTAACGGGCGAAGACGCCCCAGGGAATGATCAGGGAAATCGCCAGGACCGACAGACCGGCGACCCAGATGCAGGCCATGTAAATCCTGTCGTTGATGCGTAGCAGCAGATTCTTCATCGGGTTCCACCGTAACCGGGCGCGCGCTGACATACACCAACGTCAACGGCGCCGGGCCTTTCATGAGGGCAGGGAGGGTTACTGAACGGCTTCGATGCGCTTGATCAGGTCGACGTAAGGCGCGCCGTATTTCTCGCGGATCGAGGCGGTGGCCTCATAGAAAGGTTTTTTGTCTACGGTGATGAACTTGACCCCGGCGGCCTTGAGTTTTTCTTCACTGCTGGCCGTCTTCGCGTCCCACAAAATGCGTTCTTGCGCCTGTGCGGCTTTGGCGGCTTTCTTCACCAGCGTCTGCTGCTCGGGGGTGAGTTTTTCCCAGGTGATTTTCGACATCACGATAGGCTCGGGCAGGATCAGGTGGCCGGTCAGGCTGTAGAACTTGGCGTTTTGATAGTGGTTGTGCTCAAGCAGCGTTGGCGGGTTGTTTTCCGCGCCATCTATCACACCGGTCTGCAGGGCACTGAAGATTTCGCCCGTGTCCATCGCGATACCGTTACCGCCCATGGCGTTGATGGTTTCGATGAACATGGGGTTGCCCATTACGCGGATCTTCATGCCTTTGAGATCCTCGGGGCTGTTTACCGGTTTTTTTGTGTAGATGTTGCGCGTACCGCCATCCATCCAGGCCAGGGCAACCAGGCCAAACTCGGAATCGGTGATTTTGGCCAGGATTTCGTCGCCGACTTCACCGTCAATGACCTTGCGCATGTGCGCCTGATCGCGGAACACGAACGGCATGTTGAACACGTTCACATCCGGCACCACCGGCCCGACGATGCCGAGGCTGACCCGGGCCATCTGGATGGCGCCGACCTGGGCTTGTTCAACCACTTCTTTTTCCGAGCCGAGCACACCGCCGGCGAACATCTTGAAAGTCAGCGTGCCGTTGCTGTCGGCCACCAGGGTTTTGCCCAGTTGTTCTTCGGCCACCACGGTCGGGTAGCCGGCCGGGTGGATGTCGGCGAATTTGATTTCCAGCGCCTGGGCGGC is drawn from Pseudomonas sp. 31-12 and contains these coding sequences:
- a CDS encoding TRAP transporter large permease — its product is MDALILLGSFIALILIGMPVAYALGLSALIGAWWIDIPFQALMIQVAGGVNKFSLLAIPFFVLAGAIMAEGGMSRRLVAFAGVLVGFVRGGLSLVNIMASTFFGAISGSSVADTASVGSVLIPEMERRGYPREFATAVTVSGSVQALLTPPSHNSVLYSLAAGGTVSIASLFMAGVVPGLLMSACLMVLCLIFAKKRNYPKGEVIPLKQALKICGEAMWGLMAMVIILGGILSGIFTATESAAIAVLWSFFVTMFIYRDYKWSELPKLMHRTVRTISIVMILIGFAASFGYIMTLMQIPSKITTMFLTLSDNRYVILMCINVMLLLLGTVMDMAPLILILTPILMPVILGIGVDPVQFGMIMLVNLGIGLITPPVGAVLFVGSAVGKVSIEKTVKALLPFYAVLFLVLLGVTYIPALSLWLPHLVL
- a CDS encoding TRAP transporter small permease, with the translated sequence MKNLLLRINDRIYMACIWVAGLSVLAISLIIPWGVFARYVLGTGSSWPEPTAILLMMVFTFIGAAASYRAGAHMAVAMLTDRMAPRLRNAMAIFSQLLMATICLFMTIWGTKLCLSTWNQFMSAMPTLRVGITYMPIPIGGVLTLIFVLEKLLLGDQSNRRVVRFDLVEESEGAA
- a CDS encoding aldose 1-epimerase, yielding MKTTLIELTDELTHLTLAPELGGSLVNWTVRSTGQPLLRHNDAHALNTGLPGKLGCYPLIPWSNRIAEGGFDCPDGWLALKPNSLTDPLPIHGSAWQQPWQVVSQAHDEVVLQLNSKNPFAYRARQRFHLSEGRLSIDLHVTHLAKHPAWHGLGLHPYFPRTANTRLKAKAEKAWLCDGSKLPTERMALPAEWDFYQLKVLPDTLVDNGFCEWDGHCLIQQPELGYELECQASGSDYYLLYCPVGMGFFCIEPVSHPVNAHHLPGRPGLRLLEQGQSVELGFSLHYRQLDQPSI
- a CDS encoding TRAP transporter substrate-binding protein, which encodes MDFKRTLLAAALPLAFTLSSAAQALEIKFADIHPAGYPTVVAEEQLGKTLVADSNGTLTFKMFAGGVLGSEKEVVEQAQVGAIQMARVSLGIVGPVVPDVNVFNMPFVFRDQAHMRKVIDGEVGDEILAKITDSEFGLVALAWMDGGTRNIYTKKPVNSPEDLKGMKIRVMGNPMFIETINAMGGNGIAMDTGEIFSALQTGVIDGAENNPPTLLEHNHYQNAKFYSLTGHLILPEPIVMSKITWEKLTPEQQTLVKKAAKAAQAQERILWDAKTASSEEKLKAAGVKFITVDKKPFYEATASIREKYGAPYVDLIKRIEAVQ
- a CDS encoding NahK/ErcS family hybrid sensor histidine kinase/response regulator; its protein translation is MAKPSDEQQRALAGLLGLGSHSARKSHYPELAARLDELEAERNRYKWLFENAVHGIFQASLMEGMRAANPALARMLGYQDPQEVLFSLADLASNLFVGGAQELEKIREMLQRERSLHGYETQLRRKDGTSLDVLMNLLLKPDQEGLVEGFVADITERKFAQQRLQQLNDELEQRVTARTDELLEANRNLQQQITQRKQIAQDLRDARDAAEAANRSKDKYLAAASHDLLQPLNAARLLISTLRERKLPDVEQVLVERTHQALEGAEDLLTDLLDISRLDQAAVKPDVALYRLDELLAPLVSEFQSVAEAAGLNLRVHMGDYAIHTDLRLMTRILRNFLSNACRYTDEGAILLGARRRGDMLRLEVWDTGRGIAADRLDSIFLEFNQLDVGRAADRKGVGLGLAIVERIAKILNYRIQVHSRPGRGSVFSIDVPISHEIPLPISLAAPQPGTGNPLPGRRLLVLDNEVSILDSMSALLGQWGCEVVIATDEHSALAALKGRAPELILADYHLDHGVVGCDVVRHLREHFSQAIPAVIITADRTDQCRRSLQRLDAPLLNKPVKPGKLRAVLSQMLG